The following are encoded together in the Geobacter sulfurreducens PCA genome:
- a CDS encoding arylesterase yields the protein MNLRKSLMAVIALTALAGCDRKEAARPAAPAQQEARATAGTIVAVGDSLTAGYGLDEHDAYPAQLERLLREAGRPWRVVNAGISGETSSGALSRVNWVLTLKPDIVILVTGANDGLRGIDPKVTEKNLDEMVRTLKERNVTVVLGGMKMVANLGRDYTRAFAAVYPAVAKRHDLILIPFFLEGVAGRPDLNQADGIHPTAEGYRIVSDTVLPYVIKAIEQTPPSGG from the coding sequence GTGAATCTCAGGAAAAGTCTGATGGCGGTTATTGCGCTGACCGCCCTGGCCGGGTGCGACCGCAAGGAGGCTGCCCGGCCCGCGGCTCCGGCGCAGCAGGAGGCCCGTGCCACGGCAGGGACCATCGTGGCGGTGGGGGACAGCCTCACCGCCGGCTACGGCCTCGACGAACACGATGCCTACCCGGCCCAACTGGAGCGGCTGCTGCGGGAGGCCGGTCGCCCCTGGCGGGTGGTGAATGCGGGAATCAGCGGCGAGACGAGCAGCGGCGCCCTGTCGCGCGTGAACTGGGTCCTAACCCTGAAGCCGGATATCGTTATCCTGGTCACCGGCGCCAACGACGGCCTGCGGGGGATCGACCCGAAGGTGACGGAAAAGAATCTCGACGAGATGGTCCGCACGCTGAAGGAGCGCAACGTCACCGTGGTCCTGGGCGGGATGAAGATGGTCGCGAACCTGGGCCGGGACTACACCCGCGCCTTTGCCGCCGTCTACCCGGCCGTGGCGAAGCGCCACGACCTGATCCTGATTCCCTTTTTCCTGGAAGGGGTTGCAGGGCGCCCCGACCTGAACCAGGCCGACGGCATCCACCCCACGGCCGAGGGATACCGAATCGTGTCCGATACGGTACTTCCCTACGTGATCAAGGCCATCGAGCAGACTCCGCCATCTGGCGGCTGA
- a CDS encoding chemotaxis protein CheW: MTTLPTLSTGSATASTPLQVVVFSVGSEEYCFEILKVREVIRTVPITAVPSAPPHVEGIINLRGAVVPIIDFRKRFNITGECTVDESEKVVIVAAAGSTTVGFTVDALSQVLKVPREAVSTPPTGVSDQGGEAITGVASMGDRLIIVLDIERLFSEDELTNLTGVA; this comes from the coding sequence ATGACGACTCTGCCAACCCTATCGACCGGAAGCGCGACCGCAAGTACCCCCCTGCAGGTGGTCGTGTTCTCCGTGGGAAGCGAAGAGTACTGCTTCGAGATCCTCAAGGTCCGGGAAGTCATCCGGACGGTGCCCATCACCGCCGTGCCCAGCGCCCCGCCCCATGTGGAGGGAATCATCAACCTGCGGGGCGCGGTCGTCCCCATCATCGACTTCCGCAAGCGGTTCAACATCACCGGCGAGTGCACGGTGGACGAATCGGAAAAGGTGGTGATCGTCGCCGCCGCCGGGAGCACGACCGTAGGCTTTACCGTGGATGCCCTGAGCCAGGTGCTGAAGGTGCCGCGGGAGGCCGTATCCACCCCACCCACCGGCGTGAGCGACCAGGGCGGCGAGGCCATAACGGGCGTTGCCTCCATGGGAGACCGCCTGATCATCGTGCTCGATATCGAGCGGTTGTTTTCCGAGGATGAACTCACCAATCTGACAGGAGTGGCCTGA
- a CDS encoding methyl viologen-reducing hydrogenase, translated as MSTVPINLEWLSDCSGCHIAIVDLHEKILSVLDSVTIQRCPVLTDVKDYPKAKVGLVSGAIRTEHDRHAAMEMRKSCDLIIAWGSCAVYGGIAGAGNVHSCQEIMDTVYTGNKTTATTTPPTREVSALEPSVSPLDSVIDVDLYLPGCAPHPAFVFDALLALLEGRSPRIANRETVCARCRRTMEKTEVDRIRKNSEGVPDPDRCFLSQGYLCMGSVTLDRCMSPCPLNGIPCSGCAGATMQVLAEPNRDIRTEIAERMSRLTSIPREAIVREIERTAKTHYSYTMATPMIGEKPTFLIRKWTDEERDDYEQDHNH; from the coding sequence GTGAGCACCGTCCCGATCAACCTGGAATGGCTCAGCGACTGCTCCGGCTGCCATATCGCCATCGTGGACCTGCACGAAAAGATCCTGTCGGTCCTGGACTCGGTCACCATCCAGCGCTGCCCGGTTCTGACCGACGTGAAGGATTACCCCAAGGCGAAAGTGGGGCTGGTCTCCGGCGCCATCCGGACCGAGCACGACCGCCACGCGGCCATGGAGATGCGCAAGAGCTGCGACCTGATCATTGCCTGGGGCTCCTGCGCCGTGTACGGCGGAATCGCCGGGGCCGGCAACGTCCACTCCTGCCAGGAGATCATGGACACGGTCTACACCGGCAACAAGACCACGGCGACCACCACTCCGCCCACGAGGGAAGTGTCGGCCCTGGAGCCGTCCGTGTCGCCACTGGACAGCGTAATCGACGTGGACCTCTACCTCCCCGGCTGTGCCCCCCACCCGGCCTTTGTCTTCGATGCCCTCCTGGCGCTCCTGGAAGGACGCTCGCCCCGTATCGCCAACCGTGAGACGGTCTGCGCCCGCTGCCGGAGAACGATGGAAAAGACCGAGGTGGACCGGATCAGGAAAAATTCGGAAGGGGTGCCCGACCCGGACCGCTGCTTCCTGAGCCAGGGCTACCTCTGCATGGGGTCGGTGACCCTGGACCGCTGCATGTCCCCCTGCCCCCTGAACGGCATCCCGTGCAGCGGCTGCGCCGGCGCCACCATGCAGGTGCTGGCCGAGCCCAACCGCGACATCAGGACCGAGATCGCCGAGCGGATGTCGCGCCTGACCAGCATCCCGCGCGAGGCCATTGTCCGGGAAATCGAGCGGACGGCCAAGACCCACTATTCCTACACCATGGCCACCCCCATGATCGGCGAGAAGCCCACCTTCCTGATCCGGAAATGGACCGACGAGGAACGAGACGACTATGAACAAGACCATAACCATTGA
- a CDS encoding Ni/Fe hydrogenase subunit alpha, which yields MNKTITIDPVTRIEGHARVFIDLDDTGALTAAGLVVNELRGFEKILTGMDADRMPLVTARICGVCPTAHHLAATNALNNAAGVEPPPAAKLLRELMYMGHVIHSHCLSLFVLQGPDLVLGLDADPAVRNVVGVVQAAPDIAKKALQCRSIGQKINELVGGRGTHPVTSVAGGIAFVLDADRERQLNAWINEARDLVLELAPVVKQLLMKMLDTHPAMLQQWVAPAWSVGTVKADGTLALVNGEIRAVDEVGALKARFPSADYDSYMSESAVEFSYMKQVSFVDGDNRHDYRVGPLARLNVSERYGTPLADREREEFIRTVGRPCHANALQPWARLIELLYCTERAGEIMADPAIHGETRVPVTFSGGRGVGHVEAPRGTLIHDYEIDENGIVRAANLIVATQQNYALINAMIAQAATSHVINRPDDQALLNAVEFGIRCYDPCLSCATHALGAMPLEIVVNRAAKPRVIRRNC from the coding sequence ATGAACAAGACCATAACCATTGATCCCGTCACCCGCATCGAGGGGCACGCGCGGGTCTTCATCGACCTGGACGATACGGGTGCGCTCACGGCCGCGGGGCTCGTGGTGAACGAGCTGCGCGGTTTCGAGAAGATCCTGACCGGCATGGACGCGGACCGGATGCCCCTGGTCACGGCCCGCATCTGCGGGGTCTGCCCCACGGCCCACCACCTGGCCGCCACCAACGCCCTGAACAATGCCGCGGGCGTGGAGCCGCCACCGGCCGCGAAACTGCTGCGCGAGCTCATGTACATGGGGCACGTGATCCACTCCCACTGCCTCTCCCTGTTCGTGCTGCAGGGCCCCGACCTGGTCCTGGGCCTCGACGCCGACCCCGCCGTCCGCAACGTGGTGGGGGTGGTACAGGCAGCCCCGGATATCGCCAAAAAGGCCCTCCAGTGCCGCTCCATCGGCCAGAAGATCAACGAACTGGTCGGCGGGCGGGGCACCCACCCCGTCACCTCGGTAGCCGGCGGAATCGCCTTCGTACTCGACGCCGACCGGGAGCGACAGCTCAACGCCTGGATCAACGAGGCCCGCGACCTTGTGCTGGAGCTGGCGCCCGTGGTGAAGCAGCTCCTGATGAAGATGCTCGACACCCATCCGGCCATGCTGCAGCAATGGGTTGCCCCGGCCTGGAGCGTCGGCACGGTCAAGGCCGACGGCACCCTGGCCCTGGTGAACGGCGAGATCCGGGCCGTGGATGAGGTCGGCGCCCTGAAGGCCCGGTTCCCCTCGGCCGATTACGATTCGTACATGTCCGAGTCGGCGGTGGAGTTCTCCTACATGAAGCAGGTTTCCTTTGTGGATGGGGACAATCGCCACGACTACCGGGTGGGCCCCCTGGCCCGGCTCAACGTCTCCGAGCGCTACGGCACCCCCCTGGCGGACCGGGAGCGGGAGGAGTTCATCCGGACCGTGGGGCGCCCCTGCCACGCCAATGCGCTCCAACCCTGGGCCCGACTGATCGAGCTCCTCTACTGCACCGAGCGGGCCGGGGAAATCATGGCCGATCCGGCCATCCACGGCGAGACCCGCGTTCCGGTAACCTTCTCCGGTGGCCGGGGCGTGGGGCACGTGGAGGCACCCCGGGGCACCCTGATCCACGACTATGAAATCGACGAGAACGGCATTGTCCGGGCGGCGAACCTGATCGTGGCGACTCAGCAGAATTACGCCCTGATCAACGCCATGATCGCCCAGGCCGCCACCTCCCACGTCATCAACCGCCCCGACGACCAGGCGCTGCTCAATGCGGTTGAGTTCGGCATCCGCTGCTACGACCCCTGCCTCTCCTGCGCCACCCATGCACTGGGCGCCATGCCCCTGGAAATCGTCGTGAACCGCGCCGCAAAGCCCCGCGTCATCCGGAGGAACTGCTGA
- a CDS encoding 4Fe-4S dicluster domain-containing protein codes for MVEIKVHEEACRGCRMCVDICPTTVFAYDEEKRLCVVEHQEDCIACLSCAYICPSGAISQENYHVVKNFYRDLAFCTKMEKFI; via the coding sequence ATGGTCGAGATCAAGGTCCATGAAGAGGCGTGCCGGGGCTGCCGGATGTGCGTCGACATCTGTCCCACCACGGTCTTTGCCTATGACGAGGAAAAGCGGCTCTGCGTGGTGGAGCACCAGGAGGACTGCATCGCCTGCCTGAGTTGCGCCTATATCTGCCCCTCGGGGGCCATCAGCCAGGAGAACTATCACGTGGTCAAGAACTTCTACCGCGACCTGGCCTTCTGCACCAAGATGGAGAAGTTCATATGA
- a CDS encoding hydrogenase maturation protease: MRGPVPTEPQNPVAAPGVVVVCVGNDLVADDAVGYEIHRRLAGAPLPAGVRLHYAAVGGIALLDYLTGGEAAMIVVDAVQFGAPAGTIHQLAWDELPNFGGGSISAHSIGLKETMDIGKLLYPERLPPTVTLVGIEGRCFDRTRDAMSPEVASAIEPAVALIRNYLHTLGQGI; encoded by the coding sequence ATGCGGGGACCAGTGCCGACTGAACCTCAGAACCCAGTAGCGGCTCCGGGGGTCGTGGTGGTCTGCGTCGGCAACGACCTGGTGGCCGACGACGCCGTGGGGTACGAGATCCACCGGCGGCTGGCCGGGGCGCCCCTCCCCGCGGGGGTGCGGCTCCACTACGCGGCCGTGGGCGGGATCGCCCTCCTGGACTACCTGACCGGCGGGGAAGCGGCCATGATCGTGGTGGACGCGGTCCAGTTCGGCGCACCGGCCGGGACGATCCACCAGCTGGCGTGGGACGAGCTCCCGAATTTCGGGGGCGGGTCCATCTCGGCCCACTCCATCGGCCTGAAGGAAACCATGGACATCGGGAAGCTCCTCTACCCGGAGCGGCTGCCGCCGACGGTGACCCTGGTGGGAATCGAGGGGCGCTGTTTCGACCGGACCCGCGACGCCATGTCGCCGGAGGTGGCATCAGCCATAGAACCGGCCGTCGCCCTGATCCGCAACTACCTCCATACTCTTGGACAAGGAATCTGA
- a CDS encoding methyl-accepting chemotaxis protein, whose translation MKKSGAKPAEMTLHREIQRLAEAMMNGRLDERGDPAQFTGDDAALVLMVNRMLDTLVTPLRLAAGAIDEIAHGRIPPFVIDDYTGEYNNLKRNLNTLLATLYGLHSETQHLVGNIGEGRLQTRGNDWDFEGIWRDLIKGVNGTLDAVIDPVNEAGTVLRHLAEYDLSARMRGKYHGEHAAIKKAMNSTAESLHSAVTQMTETVELVSAVGGQIADSSQLVTQGAREQEAQLTETSNVLDHIAATSQKSARSTIDARQAAGGSAESIKTAKSVMDQMLQAMGQIRSAADNTVGIVQQIDSIAKETDQLSSNATSKATLIRSSANGFSVVASEIRNLSKRCEDAVTRLHDFRRRATLTPNGGSGDTDDALECEYLELIHELKSVASSSGLLGVNAAISAAHVEGAGNDFQVLTEEIRQLAKRSTDAARQTDTLIKTSVEQARRGEDLSRKIDVHLTEAVTGATTICALTEDISQSSQEQASAIEQISRSVNHITTITRQNADSALKSSEVSHKLGQQMTKLTSMVSKFRLDNAAC comes from the coding sequence ATGAAGAAATCAGGCGCCAAACCAGCGGAAATGACCCTGCACCGTGAAATCCAGCGACTCGCCGAGGCCATGATGAACGGGAGGCTCGACGAACGGGGGGACCCTGCGCAGTTCACCGGCGACGATGCCGCACTGGTTCTCATGGTCAACCGGATGCTGGACACGCTGGTGACGCCGCTCCGCCTGGCCGCCGGCGCCATCGACGAGATCGCCCACGGCAGGATCCCTCCCTTTGTCATCGACGACTACACCGGGGAGTACAACAACCTCAAGCGCAACCTCAACACCCTCCTGGCCACCCTCTACGGCCTCCACAGCGAGACCCAGCACCTGGTCGGCAACATCGGTGAGGGAAGGCTCCAGACCCGGGGCAACGACTGGGATTTCGAGGGGATCTGGCGCGATCTGATCAAGGGGGTGAACGGAACCCTCGACGCGGTCATCGACCCGGTGAACGAGGCGGGGACCGTGCTCCGCCACCTGGCCGAGTACGACCTGAGCGCCCGGATGCGGGGGAAATACCACGGCGAGCACGCCGCCATCAAGAAGGCCATGAACTCGACGGCGGAATCGCTCCACTCGGCCGTGACCCAGATGACCGAAACGGTGGAACTGGTCTCGGCCGTCGGCGGGCAGATCGCCGACAGCAGCCAGCTGGTGACCCAGGGGGCCCGGGAGCAGGAGGCCCAGCTGACCGAGACCTCCAACGTGCTCGATCACATCGCCGCCACCTCCCAGAAGAGCGCCCGGAGCACCATTGACGCCCGCCAGGCCGCCGGCGGCTCCGCCGAGTCCATCAAAACGGCCAAGTCGGTCATGGACCAGATGCTCCAGGCCATGGGGCAGATCCGGAGCGCGGCGGACAACACCGTGGGTATTGTCCAGCAGATCGACTCCATTGCCAAGGAAACCGACCAGCTCTCTTCCAACGCCACCAGCAAGGCAACCCTGATCCGTTCCTCCGCCAACGGCTTCAGCGTGGTTGCCTCGGAAATCAGGAACCTGTCGAAACGGTGCGAGGACGCCGTGACACGGCTCCACGACTTCCGGCGCCGGGCTACCCTGACCCCCAATGGGGGGAGCGGAGACACGGACGATGCGCTCGAATGCGAGTACCTGGAACTGATTCACGAGTTGAAGAGCGTGGCCTCCAGCTCAGGCCTGCTGGGAGTGAACGCAGCGATCTCGGCGGCCCACGTGGAAGGTGCCGGCAACGACTTCCAGGTGCTGACCGAGGAGATCCGCCAACTGGCCAAGCGTTCCACCGATGCGGCGCGGCAGACCGACACGCTCATCAAGACATCGGTCGAGCAGGCCCGGCGGGGAGAGGACCTGTCCCGCAAGATCGACGTCCACCTCACCGAGGCGGTAACCGGGGCAACGACGATCTGCGCCCTGACCGAGGACATCTCCCAGAGCAGCCAGGAACAGGCGAGCGCCATCGAGCAGATCAGCCGCTCCGTCAACCACATCACCACCATCACCAGGCAGAACGCGGACAGCGCGCTCAAGTCGTCGGAAGTATCGCACAAACTCGGCCAGCAGATGACCAAGCTCACCAGCATGGTGAGCAAGTTCAGGCTGGACAACGCCGCCTGCTGA
- a CDS encoding O-acetylhomoserine aminocarboxypropyltransferase/cysteine synthase family protein has product MSSSWKIETQAIQGGYTPKSGDPRVVTICQSTTFKYDSADHVTKLFDLEEAGYFYTRIGNPTTDAFEQKLAMMEGGVGALATSAGQAATTLSIFNICQAGQHFVTASTLYGGTYNLFACTLPKMGIEVTFVDPEAPADEILAAFRPNTKALFAETIGNPGLNVLDFEKFSAVAKEKGVPLIIDSTFATPYLCRPFEHGANVVVHSATKYIDGLATSVGGIIVDGGNFDWGNGRFPELTEPDASYHGLQYVKTFGRMAYIIKARVQLMRDLGTTPSPFNAFLFTQGLQTLPLRMQRHSDNALALGRFLESHPSVSWVKYPGLPSHASHDRAKKYLPLGCSGVLTFGIKGGAEAGKKFMEACKLVALVVHVGDARSCVLHPASTTHRQLTPEQQAASGVTPDLIRLSVGIEHIDDIIADVDQALAASQK; this is encoded by the coding sequence ATGAGCAGTTCGTGGAAGATCGAGACCCAGGCCATCCAGGGGGGCTATACTCCCAAATCGGGCGACCCCCGCGTCGTCACCATCTGCCAGAGCACCACCTTCAAGTATGACAGCGCGGACCACGTGACGAAACTCTTCGACCTGGAGGAGGCCGGCTACTTCTATACCCGCATCGGCAACCCCACCACCGACGCCTTCGAGCAGAAGCTGGCCATGATGGAAGGGGGCGTCGGCGCCCTGGCCACCTCGGCGGGCCAGGCGGCCACCACCCTTTCCATCTTCAACATCTGCCAGGCGGGCCAGCACTTCGTGACCGCCAGCACCCTCTACGGCGGCACCTACAACCTCTTCGCCTGCACCCTGCCCAAGATGGGGATCGAGGTGACCTTCGTGGACCCGGAAGCCCCGGCCGACGAGATCCTGGCCGCCTTCCGCCCCAACACCAAGGCGCTCTTTGCCGAGACCATCGGCAATCCGGGGCTGAACGTGCTGGACTTCGAGAAATTTTCCGCCGTCGCCAAAGAAAAAGGGGTGCCCCTCATCATCGACAGCACCTTCGCCACCCCCTACCTCTGCCGCCCCTTCGAGCACGGGGCCAACGTGGTGGTCCACTCGGCCACCAAGTACATCGACGGCCTCGCCACCAGCGTCGGCGGCATCATCGTGGACGGGGGCAACTTCGACTGGGGCAACGGCCGCTTCCCGGAGCTGACCGAGCCCGACGCCTCCTATCATGGGCTCCAGTACGTGAAGACCTTCGGCCGCATGGCCTACATCATCAAGGCGCGGGTCCAGCTCATGCGCGACCTGGGCACGACGCCGAGCCCCTTCAACGCCTTCCTCTTCACCCAGGGGCTCCAGACCCTGCCGCTCCGGATGCAGCGCCACAGCGACAACGCCCTGGCCCTGGGCCGGTTCCTGGAAAGCCATCCCTCGGTTAGCTGGGTCAAGTATCCGGGCCTTCCCAGCCACGCCAGCCATGACCGGGCGAAAAAGTACCTGCCCCTGGGGTGCAGCGGCGTCCTCACCTTCGGCATCAAGGGAGGTGCCGAGGCGGGCAAGAAGTTCATGGAGGCGTGCAAACTGGTGGCGCTGGTGGTCCACGTGGGGGACGCCCGCAGCTGCGTGCTTCACCCGGCCAGCACCACCCACCGCCAACTGACCCCCGAGCAGCAGGCTGCGTCGGGCGTCACCCCGGACCTGATCCGGCTTTCCGTCGGCATCGAGCACATCGACGACATCATCGCCGATGTGGATCAGGCCCTGGCCGCAAGCCAGAAATAA
- a CDS encoding SagB/ThcOx family dehydrogenase, which yields MMSVARIVAAGALGLLLAAPVAVFADESGAIPLPPPRTEGGKPLMDALRERKSSREFSKEALSPRRLSDLLWAAFGINRPDTGGRTAPSAMNRQEIDIYVATADGLYLYDARGHRLIRKGTGDIRELTGQQPFVVGAPVNLIYVADYGRMGEARGEDKAFYAAVATGAVSQNVYLFCASEGLATVVRASLDAPALAKAMGLRNEQRIVLAQSVGLSGTKAEPAKPAVKRTPAPEAIWSTPARVDGPPTSGAPEDAVTAPPQTPATTSPNPLGQPKLTIEKPTEY from the coding sequence ATGATGAGCGTTGCACGAATCGTTGCGGCCGGGGCCCTCGGCCTTCTTCTTGCCGCACCGGTGGCGGTTTTTGCCGACGAGTCCGGGGCGATCCCCCTGCCTCCTCCCCGGACGGAGGGGGGCAAGCCCCTCATGGATGCCCTGCGGGAACGGAAGAGCTCCCGGGAGTTCAGCAAAGAGGCTCTGTCTCCGCGCCGGCTTTCGGACCTGCTCTGGGCCGCCTTCGGCATCAACCGGCCCGATACGGGGGGACGGACCGCCCCCTCCGCCATGAACCGGCAGGAAATCGACATCTATGTCGCGACCGCCGACGGCTTGTATCTCTATGACGCCCGGGGCCACCGGCTTATCCGGAAGGGCACCGGGGACATCCGCGAGTTGACCGGCCAGCAGCCCTTCGTGGTCGGCGCGCCCGTGAACCTGATCTACGTGGCCGATTACGGCAGGATGGGCGAGGCCAGGGGCGAGGACAAGGCGTTCTACGCGGCCGTCGCAACCGGCGCCGTCAGCCAGAACGTCTACCTCTTCTGCGCCTCGGAAGGGCTTGCCACCGTGGTTCGTGCGTCCCTGGACGCCCCGGCCCTGGCAAAGGCCATGGGGCTGCGCAACGAGCAGCGGATCGTACTTGCCCAGTCCGTGGGTCTGTCCGGGACAAAGGCGGAACCCGCGAAGCCGGCGGTAAAACGGACCCCAGCGCCGGAGGCCATTTGGTCGACTCCCGCCCGGGTCGACGGCCCCCCCACCTCGGGGGCGCCCGAGGATGCGGTCACGGCACCGCCCCAAACGCCTGCGACGACGTCGCCCAACCCCCTCGGCCAGCCGAAGCTGACCATCGAGAAGCCGACGGAATACTGA